GCTTGAGGGGAGGCGATCATGTCCGGTTCGGCCTCCGAGCTGGCACGCCGCCTTGGCGAACATGCCGAGGCGGTGTGCCGCGAATATCTCTCCAACGGCCATCGCGCCGGCAATTACTGGATGGTCGGCGATGTCCGCAACACGCGCGGCCGTTCCATGCATGTGCGGCTCAAGGCTGTTGGTGGCAAGGCAGCCGGAAAATGGGTCGACGAGGCGACGGGGGAATATGGCGACCTGCTCGACGTCATCGAGCAGAGCTGTGGTCTGGTCGACTTCCGCGAGGTCGCGGATGAAGCACGCCGCTTCCTCTCCATGCCGCTGCCACCGCCCCAGCCCCTTGGCGTGCCGCGCCAACCTGCCGCGGCACGCAGCTCGCCTGAGGCCGCGCGTCGCCTGTTCGCCATGTCGCAACCGATCGCCGGCACGCTGGCTGAACGATACCTCGCCGGCCGCGGCATCCTGCTTTCCACGCACGAGAGTGCGCTACGTTTCCATCCCGGCTGCTACTACAGGGATCTCGTGACCGGCGAGACGCAGACCCTGCCTGCGCTGATTGCCGCTGTCACCAACCTCGACGGGGAGATCACCGGCCTGCAGCGCACCTGGCTTGATCCTTCGGGTCAGGGCAAGGCGCAACTCACTGATCCACGCCGCTCACTGGGAGACCTCCTTGGCAACGGCATCTGGCTTGGTCTTGAGTCCGGTGCGCCCGTCCCGGCCATGGTCGCCGGCGAGGGGTTCGAGACGATGGCCTCGCTGCGCACGGTGATGCCGACACTGCCTGTAGCCGCCGCCACCTCGGCCAATCACCTTGCGGGCCTGTCCTTCCCGGCGGGCTGCCGTCGCCTCTACATCGCGGCCGATGCCGACGCCGCCGGCCGGCACGGCATCGAGCGTCTCAGCCAGCGCGCAGCCGAATCAGGGATCCTCGCCCTGGTGTTGCGGCCGCAGCTCGGCGACTTCAACGACGATCTGCGCCATCTCGGCCCCGCGCATCTCGCGGCATGGCTCAGCGATCAGCTCGTCCCGGAGGATGCCCGTCTTTTCCTGCCGCCCGGGTGAACGGCCCGAACCGGCACGCGGGCAGGGGTGGCGTCACCGGAATATTCGCTGGCATGGCGGCGGTCCGCCGGAGAGGCCGCGCCCGCGGCCTGCCCGAGAGGCGACCCCTGCCACCCCCCGGTCACGGCTGCAACGGCTGCGCCGTCCTCCGCTTTGCTACGGCCTTCGGTGCAGCCGCGCCCGGCGCGCGGCCGGGTTTCGCTGTCAGGCCGCGATGGGCGCGGCACAACCGACGGAGACCCACCATGACCTACGAACTTCCTTTCGACGACGCCCACGAGCCCTACCACGCCTCCTCGCCGACCGATCGCGTCATCCTCGAACTGCAGATGTACGGCCACCGCCCGCATCAGGACGACCCGGATCCCCGGCCGCTGCCCGATGACGAGGTCATCCGGGCCGGCCTGGCGGGGATCGTCGAGACCTTTGCCGGCATGCTCGGCGATACCAGGCTCGAACCCGATCTCGACGACCTGCTCTGGTCCTTCGCAAACGTCTTCCACCGTGCCGCCGAGCGCGTCGCCCGAAGCCTCGACCGCAACGAGGAAGCGCAGCGTTCGAGCCAGCAGGAGCAGGACGGCTCCGAGGTGAAGTCGGTCGAGCTCGAACGGCTCACCGCGGAAGGCATCACCTATATCGAGCGCCGCAACGTGCTCGAAATCATGCGCGATGAGGCCGCCGACCTCTACGAGGCACAAACCGGATCGGCATGGCGGCCGCGCACCGGCTCCAAGGTCAGCCACCAGGCGATGACCGCGGCGGTGATCGACTCCAGAGACTTCCTCGCCGCCCGCCGCCACGCCGAAACCGAGGTGCTGGTCCCGGCCGGCACCAAGATCGCGTTCGCCGGCGGCCTCGACTGCAACGATCACGACCGGATCTGGAACGCGCTCGATACGGCCCGGGAGAAGCATCCTGACATGGTGCTGCTCCACGGCGGCAGCCCGCGCGGCGCCGAGCGCATCGCCGCCAGCTGGGCCGACAACCGCAAGGTCACCCAGATCGCCTTCAAGCCAGACTGGAACCGTCACGCCAAGGCGGCTCCGTTCCGCCGCAACGACCAGCTTCTCTCGGTGGTACCCTACGGCCTGATTGTCTTTCCCGGCTCCGGCATCACCGACAACCTTGCCGACAAGGCCCGCAGGCTCGGCATCCCCGTCTGGCGGTTCGCGGAGGGTGGCGCGTGAAGCGCCGCTTTCCTCGCAACCGCATCATTGAACCCGACCGGGCGCGGTCGGGTTCGGCCCGCGCGACGTGCAGCAAAGCACGCGCAGGAACCACGGCACCCTCCGACTCCACGGATCGTATCGATGCGGTGGAGCCTTCCGCCAGGCAACGTGGTATTGCGTTCCGCGTTACATAGACGTATATACGTCCGCAGCACAGGAGCGCGCCATGGCCACCACAGCCACGAGGAAGGAAACACCCGTCTCGATGCGGTTTCGCGACGATGATCTCACCATCATCGACCGCGGCGCGGAGTTGCTCGGCCTGTCGCGTACGGAGTTCGTGCGGCGCGCGGCACTCCACGAGGCGCAGGCGGCCATCCTCAACGAAACCGTCATCCGCGTGTCCCCGGAAGCCTATGACGCCTTCATGCAGGCGATCTCGGCCCCCGCCGCCGCGCCTCCGCCGAAGGCGGCCGAGCGGCTGCGTCGTTCCGCGCCCTGGGATCGCTAGGTGGCGCTTTCAGGCATTGAACTCCTCGACGACGCACACCGCCTCGACAGCTTCGATTGCGGCAAGCCGGCGCTCAACGCTTGGCTGGCCGGCTTCGCGCGAACGAACCAGGCGCGCGGGTTTACCCGCGTCCTGGTCGTTCACGACGAGGGAACAGTCGTCGGCTATTACGGCCTCGCGCCGGGCGTGATCCAGCCAAACAGCGCACCGCGCGCCATCCGCACCGGGCGCCCGCCCGATCCGATCCCCTGCCTGCTCATTGGACAACTCGCCGTCGACCACCGCTATGCCGGACAAGGCATCGGCAGCGGCCTGGTCAAGGATGCGCTGCATCGCTGCGTCGCCGGCGCCGGCATCGTCGGCGGTCGCGCGGTGGTGGTGCGGGCGATCGACGCCGAGGCCGAGCGCTACTGGCAGAGCTGGGGTTTTGTCCCGTCGCGGGACAACCCGTCTATCCTGATGCGCTCGATCCAGGATGTGAGCCTCTGGCTGGCCGACCACTAGCTTCACGCGCGTAGCGCCTCCGGCAGCGGCAGGGTCCGGGCGCGCCGGCCTGCGGCCGGCCGGGCTCTAGTCGCGGCGTCCCGCCGCTCCCCGCGCCGGCTTCGCCGCGCGGCCCTTGGGTGACGATCCTTCGCGCAGGGCCAGAGGGAGAGGGCGGCCGGCGCGGGGGCGGGGGCGCTGGAGAGAAGGGAAAGTCACGATGTCGATGATATTCATAGGTGGATCACGCGAGATATTCGAGCTGCCGGAACCTGTCATCACGCGCATCGGCGCAATCGTTGCTGCCGAGCACGGCGTGCTGATTGGCGACGCCTCGGGAGCCGATGCCGAGGCGCAAGGCCTGCTCGCGGGCTACAAGTACGAGCATGTCGGCGTCTTCCATGCCGGCAAGGAACCCCGCAACAATCTGGGCGACTGGGCTGCCTACCATGTCCCGTCTCTTGACGATGCCAGAGGGGACTTTGTCCACGCCGCCAAGGACCAGGAGATGGCGCGGCGCGCCGACTTTGGGATGATGGTCTGGGACGGTGCATCACCCGGCACGGCCGTCAACGTGCTTCGGCTCGCCATCGCGAACAAGCCGTGCGTCATCTACGATCTGGCCAGGGGCAGCGTCGCGACCACTTACCATGTGCAAGACTGGTGCGCCATGCTCCGCCATGCCGGTCCCGACATTCGCCGCCAAGCCGAGGCCCGCATGACGCCGGACGAGCGTCTGGCGCTGCCAGGATGATGTAGGCGCGGACCCGCCGACAGCCCGGCGGGTCCGATCCTGATCGCCCCCTGAACGCCGAGGCCGGCCCCTTTCGAAACCGGACCATGCGCCGCGGGGCGTTGTGCAGGACGATCATCTCCACCCGTCTCGCATCTGAAGCCTGTGCAAGCGTGGCGAACATCCTGGCTTGCGCGGTCATCCATCGTGACTTCGAGGTATTGCTACCGAGGGGCGTGAAGTTCGCTGCCAGTCGGCTCCGGTCTCGAAAACGCTGTGCCGATATGCCCGGTACGCAAGGCGGTTCACACGCCATGCTGCTGTTGGATGTAGTGACGACGCAGGCGACATGACTCGAAAGGTGCGCGGCAAGCATCCCGGCGATCCGGCAGCGTTGAATGAGCGGCCACGCGATGGCGGCCTGAGTTATTCTCCTCCGGTTACATCCGGGGCCATTCCCGTTTCATGTCGCCTTTGTAGACGACCGCCTGCTTTGTGCGGTCAACCCCCGTTGGGGGTACACTCGGCGAATATTCAGGAAAATTCGATTTCTGTTTTTGTCTGCGGACAGGCGAAGGGCCTGCCCGCTATTTTTCGGCAAATAGAATTTTCCAGAATTTTCGCCGAGATGACCGCAGCAGGACGGCCCTCTCCTTTGGCGCCATCGGGAATGGTCCCGATGCAACCGAAGGAGAACTACCATGGCCACCACGATCGCAAACCTCACCACCAAGGCCGACGGCTCGATGGAAGGCGTCTTTGCCACGCTCCGGGTCAACGCCCCGATCACCCTCATCCCGAACACCAACAAGTCGCGCGAGGACGCGCCCGACTACCGGATCGTCAACAAGCGCACGGGCTTCGAGATCGGAGCCGGCTGGCACCGCATCTCGCAGCGTTCGGGAGAGGAATACCTCTCGGTCAAGCTGGAAGCCCCCGAGATCGGCGTGATCTTCGGCAATCTCGCTCCCGCCCCGGGTGGCGAGGAAAACAAGAAGGTCATCCTCTGGAACAACCCCCAGTGAGGCATCGGTGGCCGGCCCCTCGAGGGGCCGGCTTCCCCACCGGCAAAAGGAGGTTGCAATGAGCCGCTACACCATCACTGTCACGGGCACCGTCACCGGAAAAGTCCGCTCGGATCCAGACGCTGTCATCGGCTACGATCCACCGCTTCGGACCTACTTCCTGCAAGCGTTCCCGCACGAAGAAACCGACGAGCCCGCACTCTGGCTTGGCACCCGCGATCGCGCGTTCGAAACGCTTGAGGATCTTCGCCACACAGCCATCTCACACGGCTACGACTTCATGCCGCTGCCGCCTGAACTGGCCGCAAAGCTGGTCGACGACAAAGCCGCAGCCAGCGGGCGTCCGGACCGGGACGGCGTGCTCGGGGAACTGCTGAAACACCTCGACCAGCCCAACTAGCCAAATACGTCTTAGAGCCCGCGACGGAGTATCCCGTCGCGGGCTCTTTTTTTTGCGCGTCGCAAAGAGCCAGGACCATCAGCCGTCACAGCATGCGACAGCGACTCCCGACCGCCGATTATTCCTTCGGCAGTTTGTGCTTATGAATGCGGATATAATCCTGCACAGCCTTTCGCAGCAGCTCGGTCATGCTGTGCCCGTTGCTGATCGCCAGCAACTTGAACTGGCGCTGCTCAACGGCCGTCAGATAGTACCCGCAGCGGATCATCTCCTCCTCGCGAATCTTCTTGCCGGCGATGGGATCCTTTTTCTGACCTCGCCGCAGCAGCTTGCGAAAGTCAGGCGTTGCACCCGATGTCGGCTCAGGCGTCTGCGGCATGGCCGATCCGGCATTTGGCTCCAGCTTCTGCCCCTCGTTTTTCGCTGAAGAAATGAACATGCTGGGCAATGCCGGCGGCTGCGTGGAGATCGCTTTCATCATGCGCGCTTTCTTGTCGTCACCGGGTTTCGGCGCGGTTTCTTCACTCATGCCGCGTTCCTCGTGGCTTCGATGAAGGTTT
The nucleotide sequence above comes from Mesorhizobium sp. 131-2-1. Encoded proteins:
- a CDS encoding DUF7146 domain-containing protein, with the protein product MSGSASELARRLGEHAEAVCREYLSNGHRAGNYWMVGDVRNTRGRSMHVRLKAVGGKAAGKWVDEATGEYGDLLDVIEQSCGLVDFREVADEARRFLSMPLPPPQPLGVPRQPAAARSSPEAARRLFAMSQPIAGTLAERYLAGRGILLSTHESALRFHPGCYYRDLVTGETQTLPALIAAVTNLDGEITGLQRTWLDPSGQGKAQLTDPRRSLGDLLGNGIWLGLESGAPVPAMVAGEGFETMASLRTVMPTLPVAAATSANHLAGLSFPAGCRRLYIAADADAAGRHGIERLSQRAAESGILALVLRPQLGDFNDDLRHLGPAHLAAWLSDQLVPEDARLFLPPG
- a CDS encoding DUF2493 domain-containing protein, which gives rise to MTYELPFDDAHEPYHASSPTDRVILELQMYGHRPHQDDPDPRPLPDDEVIRAGLAGIVETFAGMLGDTRLEPDLDDLLWSFANVFHRAAERVARSLDRNEEAQRSSQQEQDGSEVKSVELERLTAEGITYIERRNVLEIMRDEAADLYEAQTGSAWRPRTGSKVSHQAMTAAVIDSRDFLAARRHAETEVLVPAGTKIAFAGGLDCNDHDRIWNALDTAREKHPDMVLLHGGSPRGAERIAASWADNRKVTQIAFKPDWNRHAKAAPFRRNDQLLSVVPYGLIVFPGSGITDNLADKARRLGIPVWRFAEGGA
- a CDS encoding type II toxin-antitoxin system TacA family antitoxin, translating into MATTATRKETPVSMRFRDDDLTIIDRGAELLGLSRTEFVRRAALHEAQAAILNETVIRVSPEAYDAFMQAISAPAAAPPPKAAERLRRSAPWDR
- a CDS encoding GNAT family N-acetyltransferase, producing MALSGIELLDDAHRLDSFDCGKPALNAWLAGFARTNQARGFTRVLVVHDEGTVVGYYGLAPGVIQPNSAPRAIRTGRPPDPIPCLLIGQLAVDHRYAGQGIGSGLVKDALHRCVAGAGIVGGRAVVVRAIDAEAERYWQSWGFVPSRDNPSILMRSIQDVSLWLADH
- a CDS encoding DUF736 domain-containing protein, producing the protein MATTIANLTTKADGSMEGVFATLRVNAPITLIPNTNKSREDAPDYRIVNKRTGFEIGAGWHRISQRSGEEYLSVKLEAPEIGVIFGNLAPAPGGEENKKVILWNNPQ